A single region of the Labeo rohita strain BAU-BD-2019 chromosome 3, IGBB_LRoh.1.0, whole genome shotgun sequence genome encodes:
- the LOC127160706 gene encoding serine/threonine-protein kinase/endoribonuclease ire-1-like isoform X2: protein METTMEQLYAQFVDCHSDKLIQRVTAVMPIADSLRALKIIQEETYSQIFVAPTRMDKMRQLHDALSTNEQKCAFYNLLKLNEPFLFEDLKRKVPQEIEQGMAGSSAQTSSKVLETESHPQNAETVQTEAIQQRTEDQQITRWNRDRSCTRHSTKIEKLLKEPDRKKVRNLYFYKDEKYMIGFGGSGTQVYIGVCEDGTEVAIKIIPKNPKNKKDFENELIHLQDSKLESPYIVRYVTCAEDKDFYYLANQLCEYDLVDYMEYLRQPEQKDRKETTLRRIVKEMLLGLQVLHHAGVVHRDIKPSNVLIDKEERARLADFGISRKLEDGKTRVYTDRAGTQGWEATEILEQFEQGNTELKAHYNQSSDIQVAGMLTYYILSDGKHPFGDGIRREVNISEGKYSLGDIQDIATKDLIKWMINKDKDERPTINKVLNHPYFWDDKRISDAESETKSFSLILSHWRCLVFLGFLLSCIYPELSVCINSDLP from the exons ATGGAGACAACAATGGAGCAGCTGT ATGCTCAGTTTGTGGACTGTCATAGTGACAAGCTCATCCAAAGGGTAACTGCTGTGATGCCCATTGCTGATTCCCTGAGAGCTCTTAAAATAATTCAAGAGGAAACATACTCACAGATATTTGTAGCCCCTACAAGAATGGATAAAATGAGACAGTTACATGATGCTCTGAGCAccaatgaacaaaaatgtgctttttataaTTTGCTCAAACTTAATGAGCCCTTCCTGTTTGAAGATCTTAAACGAAAAG TACCTCAAGAAATTGAACAGGGAATGGCAGGGTCATCTGCACAGACCTCATCAAAAGTACTGGAAACTGAGTCTCACCCTCAAAATGCTGAAACAGTACAGACGGAAGCTATCCAACAGAGGACTGAGGACCAACAAATCACCAGGTGGAACAGAGACAGATCCTGTACAAGACATAGTACAAAAATAGAGAAGCTGTTAAAAGAGcctgacagaaaaaaagtaaggaACCTCTACTTTTACAAAGATGAGAAGTACATGATTGGCTTTGGAGGAAGCGGCACACAAGTATATATTGGTGTGTGTGAAGACGGCACTGAGGTGGCCATTAAAATAATACCCAAGAAcccaaagaacaaaaaagacttcgaaaatgaactgattcatttgCAAGATTCAAAGCTTGAAAGCCCATATATTGTCAGGTATGTGACCTGTGCAGAAGATAAAGATTTCTACTATCTTGCAAACCAGCTTTGTGAATATGATCTAGTGGACTACATGGAATATCTTCGTCAGCCAGAGCAAAAGGACAGAAAAGAGACCACGTTGAGGAGAATAGTGAAGGAGATGCTTCTTGGCCTTCAAGTTCTTCACCATGCTGGAGTGGTACATCGTGATATAAAGCCTAGTAATGTTTTGATAG ATAAAGAAGAAAGGGCAAGGCTGGCTGACTTTGGTATAAGTCGCAAACTGGAGGACGGGAAAACCAGAGTGTATACCGATAGAGCTGGCACGCAAGGCTGGGAGGCAACGGAGATCCTGGAACAGTTCGAACAGGGCAATACAGAGCTCAAAGCGCATTACAATCAGAGCTCTGACATTCAG GTTGCGGGGATGTTAACATATTACATCCTCTCTGATGGGAAACATCCTTTTGGTGATGGTATCCGCCGTGAGGTGAACATTTCAGAAGGGAAATATTCTCTTGGCGATATTCAAGACATTGCAACAAAGGATCTCATAAAATGGATGATTAACAAAGATAAAGATGAGAGACCGACCATCAACAAAGTCCTAAATCACCCTTATTTCTGGGATGATAAAcg TATTTCAGATGCTGAATCTGAGACAAAAAGTTTCTCTCTCATACTGAGCCACTGGCGGTGTCTTGTTTTTCTGGGCTTTTTATTATCTTGCATCTATCCTGAGCTGTCGGTCTGCATCAATTCTGATCTTCCTTGA